GACGCATCCGACCCCGCAACCGGCCGGACGAACTTCCCCCGAGAAGCCCTGCCCGGCGGCGCGAGCAGCGCCCGCCCGGTGAGGGGCGAACCGCGCTTGCGCCTCTCAGGCGATCGGGTCCGGGAGGTAGTCCGCGGCCGCCAGGCGCAGCGGTGCGGCGCCGTTGTCGCCCGCCGCGCGCCGGAACGTCAGGGTCCACACGCTGCCCTTGCGGCTGGCCACCTCGCCCAGCCCGGTCAGCCCGCCGGAATCCGCCAGCCGGGCCACCAGGTCCGGGATCACGCCGCCCTGGCTGCACACCAGCGCCGGTCCCGCTCCGGCCGCCACCCGCAGCATCCGCGCCACGGCCGCGTCCGGATCGGCGAGATAGCCCTCCTCGGAGAACAGCGGCTCGGTCCCGATCGGCGTTCCCAGGTCCGCCGCGATGGGCGCGACCGTTTGCTCGCAGCGCACTCGCGGCGCGGAATAGACGCGGACCGGGCCGAACAACGGCAGCAGTGAATGCAATGCGTCGCGCTGCCGCTCTCCCGCTTCGGTGAGCGGGCGCAGCGCGTCATCGCCCGCCCAATCGGATCGCTTGCCCGCTTTCGCGTGGCGGACCAGCAATACCGTCGCCGACTCCGCGGGCAATTGCTCGAAGGCCTCCAGCACCCGCCCGTCGTGCGGATAGCTGACCAGTTCGCGCGCTCCGGCGACGGGCAGCCAGCGGAGTTCGTCCACTTCGTCGTTGCGGGCGAAGGACCCGCCGCTCGCGCGGGCGGCGAAGTAGTCCACGACCTTCGGCGCGGTCCCGCCCGGGGCCGGGACGTCGTAGCCGGTCCGGGCGAGGAAGCGGGTCAGCACGCAGGAAAACCCGGTCTCCTCGGCGACCTCGCGGACCGCCGCGTGCGCGGGCAGCTCACCGGGGTCGAGCTTGCCCTTCGGCAGCGACCAGTCGTCGTAGCGGGGGCGGTGCACCACCGCCACCTCCGGGCCGCCGGTGCCGTCGCGCCACAGCACCGCACCGGCGGCCCGCACGGTTCGCCCGGGAGCATCAGTCGGTTCGCCGTCGATCTGTTCGGTAGCCGGCTGGTTCTCGGTCACGCTCATCGTCCTAAAGCACTCTCGGCGTTCGGTCCCTCGGACTGCCTACGAGACCTTCGCCCCGTGCAGGCGCAGCATCTCCACCTGGTGGTCGCGGACCTGCTCACCGCTGCGCGGGGACGCCTCCCAGTCGCCCTTGGCGTTGAGCACCCAGCAGCGCGTCGACGGGTGCAGCGCCGAGTCGAGCATCGCGTTCAGCTGAGCGGTCAGCTTCGGATCGGTGACCCGGACCTGGGTTTCGATCCGGCGGTCCAGGTTCCGGTGCATCATGTCGGCGCTGCCGAACCAGTGCTCGTCGATGCCGATGAAGTGGAACACCCGGGAGTGCTCCAGGAACCGGCCCAGGATGGAGCGCACCTCGATGTTCTCGCTGAGGCCCTCGACGCCGGCCTTGAGGGAGCAGATGC
This portion of the Saccharopolyspora antimicrobica genome encodes:
- a CDS encoding NUDIX hydrolase; protein product: MSVTENQPATEQIDGEPTDAPGRTVRAAGAVLWRDGTGGPEVAVVHRPRYDDWSLPKGKLDPGELPAHAAVREVAEETGFSCVLTRFLARTGYDVPAPGGTAPKVVDYFAARASGGSFARNDEVDELRWLPVAGARELVSYPHDGRVLEAFEQLPAESATVLLVRHAKAGKRSDWAGDDALRPLTEAGERQRDALHSLLPLFGPVRVYSAPRVRCEQTVAPIAADLGTPIGTEPLFSEEGYLADPDAAVARMLRVAAGAGPALVCSQGGVIPDLVARLADSGGLTGLGEVASRKGSVWTLTFRRAAGDNGAAPLRLAAADYLPDPIA